From the Devosia sp. FJ2-5-3 genome, the window ACATCAACGATGCCGGCGGGCAGATCACCATTCTCGCCCAATCGACGATGCTGCGCTATCGCGAGGCGCTGGGCGAGAGCATTGAAATTCCGCCCGGGCTTTATCCCGGCGACTATCTGGTGCCGGTCGGGGAAGCGCTGAAGGCCGAGTTCGGCGACAGCCTGCTCTCCATGCCCGAGACCGAGGCGCTGGCGCTGATCAAGGACCGGGTGTTGGCCGCCATGCTCGAGCTGATCAAGGCCGACCTCGCCCAGCTCAATATCCATCACGACGTTTTCTTTTCCGAGCGCACGCTGCACGGGCAGGGCGGGGATATCCAGACGACCCTCGACTGGCTGCGCGAGCAGGGCATGGTCTATGAAGGCCGGCTCGAAGCGCCCAAGGGCAAGACGCCCGAAGATTGGGAAGATCGCGAGCAGACCCTGTTCCGGGCCAAGGATTATGGCGACGACACCGACCGGGCGCTGATCAAGTCCGATGGGTCCTACACCTATTTCGCGGCTGACATCGCCTATCACCGCAACAAATATCTCCGCGGATTCAAGCACATGATCAATGTGCTGGGCGCGGACCACTCGGGCTATGTGAAGCGCCTGCAGGCGGCGGTGAAAGCCGTGTCGCATGGCGAAGCCGACATGGACGTGCGGATCTGCCAGCTGGTGCGGCTCTTGAAGAACGGCGAGCCGTTCAAGATGAGCAAGCGCTCCGGCGATCTCGTGACGCTGGCGGACGTGGTGGAAGAAGTGGGCTCTGACGCGACGCGCTTCATGCTGCTGTTCCGCCGCAATGACGCTTCGATGGATTTCGACTTCGCGGTCGTCAAGGAGCAGACCCGCGACAATCCGGTGTTCTATGTGCAATACGCCCATGCCCGCGCCTGCTCGATTTTCCGGACGGCGGCACGCGACATGGCCGACCTCGACGTGTCCGGTGAAGCGCTTGCAGGATCAGAGGTGGAGCTCCTGAGTTCGGCCGCCGATCTCGAGCTGATCCGCCTGCTTGCGGCCTGGCCGCGCACGGTTGCGGCAGCTGCCGTGGCGCATGAACCGCACCGGATCGCCTTCTATGTCCACGACCTTGCAGCGGCCTTCCACGGCTTCTGGGCGAAGGGTAAGGATGATGTTGGTTTGCGGTTTGTTAACCCGACCGATCCAAAGCTGACATTGGCTCGACTCGCGCTCGTCGATGCCGTACGCCAAGTAATTCGCAATGGCCTGGGTATTCTGGGTGTTGCGGCTCCAGAGGAGCTTTCATAATTCGGGCGTATTAGTGTGAAAACTCGCGGCAAACCCCCGTAAGAAGGGGGCTTGCAGCAATTCAGGGGCGCTGGCAAATGACGACAGCGAAACCGAAACCTATGGCCGGACCAACCGACTCTGCGGACGATCTCATTGCTGAACTGGCCCGATTGATGGCGGAAGACGCCCAGTCGGACAAGCCCAAGGCGGAAGGCCAGCCTGTTCGGATTCCCGGCGAACCGGCCGCCCAACCGGCCCCGTTGTCGCAGCCTGGCCAGCGTCTGGGATCAGCAGGTCCAGAAAATCCAGCGCCCAAGGTGATGGTGGAGACGCCCGGCGCGCCCATCCGCATCCCCGGGCAGCCCTTTACGCCACCCGCCCAGCCGCGAACGGCACAGCCCGTGGCGCAGCCGCTACCGCGGGTGGACGTCGCGCGCGCAGCACCCTCCGTCGACCCGCGGCTTGCCCATCCGGATGCAGCCGATCCCCGGAGCCGTCCGGGCCCGGTTCCGGAAGTCCGCCATCAGGCCGAGACGCGGACTGCCCCAGATGGGCGGACCGCTCCATCCGTGCAGGCCGCTCCCGAGGCGCGCCAGGCGCCGCAGCCTGGCGTCTCGCCCCGCAGGGAACCCGGTTTCGAGCCTGTGGCTCCCAGCCCAGCTCCCCTGCGCGAAGAGCCAATTGCAGTCAGGGCCGAGCCAGTCGCGCCGGTCGTCGCCCCCTCGGTGGCCGAGCCTTCGCTGCCCGATCTTGACCAGGACAGCCTGGCAGATCTGATCGCCGCCGAATTTGCCACCGAGACCAATGCGCCGGAAGCGGAGCCGAATGAAACGCCAGGGCCGGTCGACGAGCAGGCCGATGCGTTCACGCACAAGAGCAGTGATGTTTTTGCCATCCCCCCCGTATTCGGCGTGGGTTCTGGCCAGCCTGTAGAGCAGAAAAAGCCACAGCCCGAGCCGGTGCAGCAGCCAGCGCCGGAGGCGGTGGTGGCCGCACCAGTGACCCAGCAGGAGCCGGAGGTCCCGGTGTCGCGGCGCTCCGAGCCCGATCCGCTGGAAGAAATCGAACGCCTGATCGGGCCGGCCGTGCGTCCAGAGACGCGGCAGCAGGCGCCGAGCGCGGCGCTGCGCAGCCTTGCCACGCCCACTTTGCCGCCCCAGCCGGCGCCTCAACCGATTTCTGAAAAGCCGCGCGTGCCGAAAGTGTCCTCGGTCGACGAGGCCATCCTGGCTGCCGCCGCAACATCGGGCGCGCGCGTGGAATGGGTGGAGCCGCAAATCCCTGCGCGTGTCGGCGATGTCGACGGCGAGGGCGAAGTGGCCCCGAGAGCGCGCCGGAACCGCGTGCTGGGAATGACGAGATCCCTGGCCGGCCCGCTGGTGGCGACGCTGTTGCTGGGTGTGGCCGCGATCGGGCTTTACGCGGTGCTCGGGCTGGGGAGCGGCACGACCGACGGACCGGCGCCGCTCATCGTGGCCGACACGGCGCCGATCAAGGAAGAGCCGGTGCCCGACCCCGAGGCGGAAGAGCAATCGCAATCGGTAGTGTTCAACGAAATTGCCGGGGTCGACAGCGGCGCCAATGAGCAATTGGTATCGCGCGACCAGGCCGACCCGGACGCCGTGAACAATTTCGTGCCGCCGACCACGAGCGAAGAGGGCCTCGTGAACCGCAAGGTTCGCACCGTGACCGTGCGCCCGGATGGCACCATCGTCAGCGGCGGGGACAGCGTTGCAGGCGCGACCATGCTGCCCGTCGACCGGCCGAGCGTGCCCGATGTTCCGGGCGCCGACTTTTCGACACCCGAGCTGATCGGCAGTGTCGATCCATCGGCGACGGCGGCTGAAAATGCCGCTGCCGAGGCGGCGCAGGCGGCTCCGCCAGTGGTTCCCGTTCAGCCGGGCACGACGGTTCCGGCCGTGGATGCGGCGGGCAATCCGATCGCCGGCAAGACGGCACCGGTGCCGCTGGTGCGGCCGACCAATTTTGCCCGTCAGGCTGCGGTGACGCCGCCGGCGACTACCCCCGCCACTACGACGCCTGTGGCCGCACCGGTTGCGGCGACACCAACGCCTGCGCCCAGCGCGGTCTCGGCTCCGGTCTCATCGGCTCCGGCCTATGTGCAATTGGCCTCGCAGCGTTCCGAGGAAGCTGCGCGCGAGACTGCGCAGTCGATTGCGTCGCGGTTCGGGCCGATCTTTAACGGCGCCAATCTGGAAGTGCAGCGCGTGGACCTCGGCGAACGCGGGATCTTCTATCGCGTGCGGGTGCCGGCAGATTCGCTGCAGAGCGCCAATTCGCTGTGCAACAATATCAAGGCTGCCGGCGGCGACTGCTTCACCATGTAAGGAATGCCGGGCCCCTGGTGGCCCTGCTTGACGATGCTCGCGCCAGCCGCCAAGGATGGCGAGGGTGCATCATGCTTTTTCAGGAACGGCCAATGACGGGGCTGCAGGCGGACTGGATCGACGCTCCGGCACAGCCCGACGCCGAGGACGTGCTGCATGTCGATGTCGGGGGCTATGAGGGCCCGCTCGATTTGCTGCTCGACCTGGCGCGGCGGCAAAAGGTCGATCTTGCCTCGATTTCCATCCTGGCACTGGCCGAACAATATCTCAAATTCATCGAGACGATCCGCGAGAAGCGCATCGAGATCGCCGCCGACTACCTGGTGATGGCGGCGTGGCTGGCCTATCTCAAGAGCCGGCTGATGGTGCCGCAGACCGCCAGCGACGACGAGCCTTCCGGCGAGATGCTGGCCGCGATGCTGCAGTTTCGGCTCAAGCGGCTGGAGGCGATGCGGCTGGCGGCGAGCCGGCTGATGGGGCGAAGCCTTCTTGGCGTGCATGTGCATGCGCGCGGGGCGCCGGAGGCGATCCAGATTGCCCGCCGTTCGATCTGGGAAGCGAATTATTACGAACTGCTCAAGGCCTATTCGAGCCAGCGGGAACGAAACGCCGTGGTCGATTACCGGCCGGCGACGCGGACGGTCTGGTCGCTGCAGGAGGCGCGGGACATCTTGCAGCGGCTGATCGGGGAGAGTGGCGAGTGGATGGCGCTCGACCAGTGCCTCGCCGAATATCTCGCCCGGCCGGAAGAGCGGCGCACGGTGAGGGCATCGAGCTTCGCCTCTACGCTGGAACTGGTGCGGCAGGGCGAAATCGACATCCGGCAGGGCGGCACCTTTGAGCCCATATTCCTCAGGCGGCGGGCCAAAGACCAATCATGAGCGAGGATGATCTTCCCGAAGTGCGCGAGCGGCAGTTGCGCGTGATCGAGGCGCTATTGTTTGCCTCGGACAAACCGGTGCATGCCGCCGACCTCGCGCCTTATTTGGGCGAGGGCGCCAATGTGCGCCAATTGCTGCTCGAATTGCAGAAACGCTACGCCCCGCGCGGCGTCAATCTGGTGCGCCGGGGGGACGGATGGGCATTCCGGACGGCGGAGGATCTGGGGCATTTGCTGCGGCGCGAGCAGGCCGAAACGCGACCCCTGACCCGGGCATCGCTCGAAACGCTGGCCATCATTGCCTATCACCAGCCGGTGACGCGGGCCGAGATCGAGGAAGTGCGCGGGGTTGCGGCGGGCAAGGGAACGCTCGATCTGTTGCTCGAAACCGGCTGGGTACGCATGCGCGGGCGGCGGCGGACGCCGGGCCGGCCGGTGACCTATGGCACGACGGAGGCGTTTCTGGACCATTTCGGGCTTGAGGCACTGACCGATCTGCCGGGGATCGACGATCTCAAGGGGGCGGGACTGCTATCCGGCATGCTGCCGCCGGAGCTGCAGATTCCATTGCCGTTCACGGGCGCGCTGCGGGACGATGAAGATGCCCTCGACCCCGACGATCCCGGCGAAGGCGAAGAGGGCCAGTAACGCCATGGTGTGGAGCAACACGCATTGATGAGCCGCAGTGGGGAACATTTCCTTGTGTTCGCCGGAGATTGAACCTATTTCTCGGTTATCAAGCCGCGTGTAACGCGTTCTATGAATATCCAGGGAGAAAAATATGCACGCGCCGTCTATTTGGGGCATTCTTGTCGTCGCCGTGGTGGTCATTCTGCTGTTTGGTCGCGGGAAGATCTCTGGCATGATGGGTGAAGTTGCCTCCGGCATCAAAGCCTTCCAGAAGGGTATGCGGGACGACGACAAGCCGGTCGAACGTGTAGCGACGACCGCCGAGGTCGACGCTCGTGAAGTGGACAAGAGCAAAGACGCCTGAGCGCGTCTTTCTGCTGACCGCGCCCGTCGCGAGGGCTCTCGGAGACTATCCATATGCTCGGCCTAGGCTGGACAGAGATGCTGGTGATCGGCGTCGTTGCGCTGATCTTTATTGGACCGAAAGACCTGCCGATCGTCATG encodes:
- the argS gene encoding arginine--tRNA ligase is translated as MDIFAHFTARVTEALLADYPDLNADLLARVVVEPPRDAAHGDLSTNAAMVVAKPLGKNPRDVAAALVERLKGDPDVVSVDIAGPGFINFRLGNSILHQVLRTIGAEKEAYGKSDMGKGERVNVEFVSANPTGPMHVGHTRGAVFGDALASLMIYSGYDVTREYYINDAGGQITILAQSTMLRYREALGESIEIPPGLYPGDYLVPVGEALKAEFGDSLLSMPETEALALIKDRVLAAMLELIKADLAQLNIHHDVFFSERTLHGQGGDIQTTLDWLREQGMVYEGRLEAPKGKTPEDWEDREQTLFRAKDYGDDTDRALIKSDGSYTYFAADIAYHRNKYLRGFKHMINVLGADHSGYVKRLQAAVKAVSHGEADMDVRICQLVRLLKNGEPFKMSKRSGDLVTLADVVEEVGSDATRFMLLFRRNDASMDFDFAVVKEQTRDNPVFYVQYAHARACSIFRTAARDMADLDVSGEALAGSEVELLSSAADLELIRLLAAWPRTVAAAAVAHEPHRIAFYVHDLAAAFHGFWAKGKDDVGLRFVNPTDPKLTLARLALVDAVRQVIRNGLGILGVAAPEELS
- a CDS encoding SPOR domain-containing protein, with amino-acid sequence MTTAKPKPMAGPTDSADDLIAELARLMAEDAQSDKPKAEGQPVRIPGEPAAQPAPLSQPGQRLGSAGPENPAPKVMVETPGAPIRIPGQPFTPPAQPRTAQPVAQPLPRVDVARAAPSVDPRLAHPDAADPRSRPGPVPEVRHQAETRTAPDGRTAPSVQAAPEARQAPQPGVSPRREPGFEPVAPSPAPLREEPIAVRAEPVAPVVAPSVAEPSLPDLDQDSLADLIAAEFATETNAPEAEPNETPGPVDEQADAFTHKSSDVFAIPPVFGVGSGQPVEQKKPQPEPVQQPAPEAVVAAPVTQQEPEVPVSRRSEPDPLEEIERLIGPAVRPETRQQAPSAALRSLATPTLPPQPAPQPISEKPRVPKVSSVDEAILAAAATSGARVEWVEPQIPARVGDVDGEGEVAPRARRNRVLGMTRSLAGPLVATLLLGVAAIGLYAVLGLGSGTTDGPAPLIVADTAPIKEEPVPDPEAEEQSQSVVFNEIAGVDSGANEQLVSRDQADPDAVNNFVPPTTSEEGLVNRKVRTVTVRPDGTIVSGGDSVAGATMLPVDRPSVPDVPGADFSTPELIGSVDPSATAAENAAAEAAQAAPPVVPVQPGTTVPAVDAAGNPIAGKTAPVPLVRPTNFARQAAVTPPATTPATTTPVAAPVAATPTPAPSAVSAPVSSAPAYVQLASQRSEEAARETAQSIASRFGPIFNGANLEVQRVDLGERGIFYRVRVPADSLQSANSLCNNIKAAGGDCFTM
- a CDS encoding ScpA family protein, producing MTGLQADWIDAPAQPDAEDVLHVDVGGYEGPLDLLLDLARRQKVDLASISILALAEQYLKFIETIREKRIEIAADYLVMAAWLAYLKSRLMVPQTASDDEPSGEMLAAMLQFRLKRLEAMRLAASRLMGRSLLGVHVHARGAPEAIQIARRSIWEANYYELLKAYSSQRERNAVVDYRPATRTVWSLQEARDILQRLIGESGEWMALDQCLAEYLARPEERRTVRASSFASTLELVRQGEIDIRQGGTFEPIFLRRRAKDQS
- the scpB gene encoding SMC-Scp complex subunit ScpB; this translates as MSEDDLPEVRERQLRVIEALLFASDKPVHAADLAPYLGEGANVRQLLLELQKRYAPRGVNLVRRGDGWAFRTAEDLGHLLRREQAETRPLTRASLETLAIIAYHQPVTRAEIEEVRGVAAGKGTLDLLLETGWVRMRGRRRTPGRPVTYGTTEAFLDHFGLEALTDLPGIDDLKGAGLLSGMLPPELQIPLPFTGALRDDEDALDPDDPGEGEEGQ
- a CDS encoding twin-arginine translocase TatA/TatE family subunit, whose translation is MHAPSIWGILVVAVVVILLFGRGKISGMMGEVASGIKAFQKGMRDDDKPVERVATTAEVDAREVDKSKDA